In Candidatus Syntrophoarchaeum caldarius, one DNA window encodes the following:
- a CDS encoding DNA polymerase elongation subunit (family b) yields MNTTLDMYFHDVATDHNLQSMTTEFGITQIGYSLDEEGYPLINLYCRDRTGEFRQIDVTGFQPYFYIAASPEEISELIEDPRVVDIVEDDYRTINDIKVYKVITKKPSDVKELREGYKHFEADILFTTRFLIDTGIKSGVKAPDKDMVHVNDLEPVEIDYPCRISVIDIECDDRNGFPQPERDPVICITAWDSFDDEYTTFIWPYKQKSEEQMFEAFLAYIQAKDPDILTGWNFTNFDAPYIIDRLKALGIDPSPLSREGVVKTRSGQFSPAMIKGRVLFDLLYGYKKMQPTQKESYRLDWIAENELGEQKHHFAGSLGDLWEKNPEELIKYNRKDVELCVKIDQKNDIIGFSKEVANFVGCTIEDTLNSSRVIDTYVLRKSYRRFVLPSKQGEFKGEFEGAVVLSPIRGVRENVIVLDLASLYPMSMMTLNASPETKAPDGEIVAPNGIRFRKSPDGLTRSILKELIESRDEKKAIRDRYPFGSDEYRRYDLQQAAIKVITNSYYGVSGYPRFRLYDRDIASATTSVGRAIIQHTKSVIEGLGYEVVYGDTDSCMVTIGPGKSLDETIETGQMIEKRVNESYDEFAKTLNVDHHYFRIKFEKVYSRFFQAGRKKRYAGKLVWKEGKFTDQLDITGFEFKRSDFPTITKEVQKEVIKRILDGEDFNEIGEYLRGVISKFEKGELSLDDIGIPGGIQKRLYSYANDDAHIRGAKYANTHFGTNFGRGGKPKRIYIARVPEGYPRTDVICFEYEDQVPDGFVPDWKMMLEKTIKNPIERILEAMGWSWTEIKSGKKQIGLDGFF; encoded by the coding sequence ATGAACACCACGCTCGATATGTACTTTCATGATGTGGCAACAGATCACAACCTGCAGAGTATGACCACCGAGTTTGGGATCACACAGATCGGATACAGCCTTGATGAGGAAGGGTATCCACTGATAAATCTCTATTGCAGAGACAGAACTGGCGAGTTCAGGCAGATCGATGTCACCGGGTTTCAGCCGTATTTTTACATCGCAGCCAGTCCAGAGGAGATCTCTGAGTTGATTGAAGATCCACGCGTTGTGGATATTGTTGAGGATGATTACCGCACGATCAACGACATAAAAGTTTACAAAGTCATAACAAAAAAACCTTCTGATGTTAAGGAGTTGAGAGAAGGTTACAAACATTTTGAGGCGGATATTTTATTTACGACTCGTTTTTTGATTGACACTGGGATCAAAAGTGGAGTAAAAGCTCCAGATAAGGATATGGTCCATGTCAACGATCTTGAGCCTGTAGAGATCGATTATCCATGCCGCATCAGTGTAATTGATATTGAATGTGATGATAGAAACGGCTTTCCACAACCAGAACGCGATCCCGTCATCTGTATAACTGCATGGGATAGTTTTGATGACGAGTACACCACATTTATCTGGCCATATAAGCAGAAGAGTGAGGAACAAATGTTTGAGGCATTTCTTGCCTATATACAGGCAAAAGATCCTGATATACTTACAGGCTGGAACTTCACAAACTTCGATGCGCCGTATATAATCGATCGACTGAAAGCGCTCGGAATCGATCCATCTCCGCTCTCAAGAGAGGGTGTTGTGAAAACCAGATCAGGACAGTTCTCGCCCGCGATGATAAAGGGGCGTGTACTCTTCGATCTTCTCTATGGATACAAGAAAATGCAACCCACGCAGAAAGAGAGCTACAGACTTGACTGGATCGCAGAAAATGAACTTGGCGAGCAAAAACACCATTTTGCAGGTAGTCTGGGCGATTTATGGGAGAAAAATCCCGAAGAGCTTATAAAATACAACCGCAAGGACGTTGAACTCTGCGTTAAGATTGACCAGAAGAATGATATAATCGGGTTCTCGAAGGAGGTTGCAAACTTTGTGGGGTGCACGATCGAGGATACGCTTAACTCGTCACGGGTGATCGATACGTACGTCCTCAGAAAGTCCTATCGCAGGTTTGTCCTGCCGTCAAAACAGGGTGAGTTTAAAGGGGAGTTCGAGGGCGCGGTTGTATTAAGCCCAATCAGAGGTGTTAGAGAGAATGTCATCGTTCTCGATCTTGCATCGCTTTATCCAATGTCAATGATGACTCTGAATGCTTCACCGGAGACCAAAGCTCCAGATGGTGAGATTGTTGCACCGAATGGTATTCGCTTCAGGAAATCTCCTGATGGACTCACAAGGTCAATTTTGAAGGAGCTCATTGAGTCAAGGGATGAGAAGAAGGCAATTCGGGATCGGTATCCATTTGGATCGGATGAGTATCGGAGATACGATCTCCAGCAGGCTGCGATCAAGGTAATAACAAATTCATATTATGGCGTGAGTGGTTACCCGAGATTCAGGCTCTATGATCGGGATATTGCATCAGCAACAACTTCTGTTGGCAGAGCGATCATCCAGCACACGAAATCAGTGATCGAAGGACTTGGATATGAGGTTGTTTATGGTGATACTGACTCCTGCATGGTAACAATTGGTCCTGGGAAGAGTCTGGATGAGACTATTGAGACGGGGCAGATGATCGAGAAGCGGGTGAACGAGAGTTATGATGAATTTGCAAAAACCCTCAACGTCGATCATCACTACTTCAGAATCAAGTTCGAGAAGGTTTATTCAAGGTTCTTTCAGGCAGGTAGGAAGAAGCGATACGCTGGTAAACTTGTCTGGAAGGAGGGTAAGTTCACAGATCAGCTTGATATTACTGGTTTTGAGTTCAAGCGCAGTGATTTCCCGACAATCACAAAAGAGGTCCAGAAAGAAGTTATAAAGCGTATCCTCGATGGCGAGGATTTTAATGAGATTGGAGAATACCTGAGAGGTGTAATCTCAAAATTTGAGAAGGGTGAGCTATCGCTCGATGATATCGGAATCCCAGGAGGAATACAGAAGCGTCTTTATAGCTATGCAAACGATGATGCCCATATACGCGGTGCAAAATATGCAAATACGCACTTTGGAACGAACTTTGGTAGAGGTGGTAAGCCAAAGCGAATTTATATCGCACGCGTTCCTGAAGGTTACCCACGAACCGACGTTATCTGTTTTGAGTATGAGGATCAGGTGCCAGATGGGTTTGTGCCAGACTGGAAGATGATGCTTGAAAAGACAATCAAAAACCCGATTGAGCGGATACTTGAGGCGATGGGTTGGTCGTGGACTGAGATCAAGTCGGGTAAGAAGCAGATAGGATTGGATGGGTTTTTTTGA
- a CDS encoding signal transduction protein with CBS domain protein, which yields MKVSDLMTKEVYYVTLPGSRDDVLKILTEKQVSGVPVLKDEKIAGIVTRSDLFDNPEEDQLALLMTRYLVTIDPDASIRDAVTLLVEYDIRRLPVITIDGTLVGILTVEDLIKLIAECNFDEEIKPYLTRGVLTVWEETPLTVVGRTMELAGERAACVINSNERLSGLITDRDLIQAAIVKDSTERSDSTGTSDMDSWSWEGVRDMHTFYYGVSRIRLPPIPVKDVMIRDLVTASTDAGVSECAKKMVKYDFDQLPIIDENNRLIALLRDKDLLKVLI from the coding sequence ATGAAAGTATCTGATCTGATGACGAAGGAAGTGTATTATGTCACGCTTCCAGGTAGCAGGGACGATGTCCTGAAAATCCTGACCGAGAAACAGGTATCAGGAGTACCTGTTTTGAAAGATGAAAAAATTGCTGGTATTGTGACCAGGTCTGACCTGTTTGATAATCCAGAAGAGGATCAGCTTGCACTCCTTATGACGCGTTACCTGGTAACGATCGATCCCGATGCATCGATCAGGGACGCTGTTACACTTCTTGTTGAGTATGATATCAGGCGACTCCCAGTCATAACGATCGATGGTACACTCGTTGGTATCCTCACTGTAGAAGATCTGATAAAACTCATTGCAGAGTGCAACTTTGATGAGGAGATAAAACCGTACCTCACACGGGGAGTTTTGACTGTATGGGAGGAAACACCGCTCACAGTTGTTGGAAGAACAATGGAACTGGCAGGAGAGCGAGCGGCATGTGTAATCAACTCAAATGAGAGGCTTTCAGGACTTATCACCGATCGCGATCTGATACAAGCAGCGATCGTCAAGGATTCAACTGAGCGTTCAGATAGCACAGGTACATCTGATATGGATTCATGGTCATGGGAAGGGGTGCGAGACATGCATACATTTTACTATGGCGTCTCACGAATTCGGTTACCTCCTATTCCTGTAAAAGATGTGATGATACGGGATTTAGTTACCGCATCCACGGATGCTGGCGTGAGTGAGTGCGCAAAAAAAATGGTGAAGTACGATTTTGACCAGCTCCCAATAATAGACGAGAATAACCGATTGATCGCACTTCTTAGAGATAAGGATCTTTTGAAGGTATTGATATAG
- a CDS encoding Ribosomal protein L1, with amino-acid sequence MSSKNKKDVKGDGEVYSVRDGIERVLNDSPERKFRESVELAFNLRNVDMEKPANRIDEEILLPHGTGKDRKIAVFAGGEVALKAEEAGADALSAEAIAKLAENKKKAKAFANKYDFIIAEVSMMPEIGKKLGIVLGPRGKMPTPLAPGVDVAPIIERMKKTIRVRSRDKTTFHALIGTRDMSTDELADNAETVIKRIVSKLENGAQNIRSVYVTTTMGTAARVM; translated from the coding sequence TTATTCAGTCCGTGATGGGATTGAGCGGGTTTTAAATGACTCACCAGAGCGAAAGTTCAGGGAAAGTGTGGAACTGGCGTTTAACCTCAGGAATGTGGATATGGAAAAACCTGCAAATCGTATTGATGAAGAGATCCTCCTTCCACATGGTACAGGCAAAGATCGAAAGATCGCGGTATTTGCAGGTGGTGAAGTTGCATTGAAAGCTGAAGAAGCGGGTGCAGACGCCCTCTCAGCAGAGGCAATCGCAAAACTTGCCGAAAACAAGAAGAAAGCAAAGGCTTTTGCGAATAAATATGACTTCATCATCGCGGAGGTCTCCATGATGCCCGAGATCGGTAAGAAACTTGGTATTGTACTTGGGCCAAGGGGTAAGATGCCCACCCCACTCGCGCCGGGTGTTGATGTTGCACCGATCATTGAGCGGATGAAGAAGACAATACGTGTCAGATCGCGGGATAAGACAACCTTTCACGCCCTGATAGGAACTCGTGATATGAGCACGGATGAACTTGCAGATAACGCCGAGACCGTGATAAAGCGCATTGTTTCAAAGCTGGAAAACGGGGCGCAGAACATCAGGTCGGTCTATGTCACAACGACGATGGGTACAGCAGCGAGGGTGATGTAA
- a CDS encoding radical SAM protein, which translates to MATTRWEDELKDNINSINDLKEYVKLSPQEEKKLQKVVERHPMSVSRYYLSLIDWDDPNDPIRRMAIPHADELDLAGSYDTSGERENTKMPGLQHKYAQTALILATNRCTTYCRHCFRKRLIGLPNHEVISRFEVAAKYISEHESINNVLISGGDPLLLPTDVIERMLEILNEIEHIKFIRFGSRVPVTFPARILKDCELLDLLKVHSREDRRVYVVTQFNHPREITNQSTGAVDRLIRSGVPVNNQTVLLRGVNDDPATMAELQNNLIAIGVNPYYVFQCRPVKRVKHHFQVPLARGYEIIENAKSSLNGHSKRFRYIMSHKSGKIEIVGIMDDEIYLKYHQAKNPRKIGMFFKRKLTRDAGWLDDLK; encoded by the coding sequence ATGGCCACAACCCGCTGGGAGGATGAACTCAAGGACAATATTAATTCGATCAACGATCTGAAAGAGTATGTAAAACTGTCACCACAAGAAGAAAAAAAACTCCAAAAAGTTGTGGAAAGGCACCCGATGAGTGTCAGCAGATATTATCTTTCCTTGATCGATTGGGACGACCCGAACGACCCCATTCGGCGTATGGCGATACCACACGCAGATGAACTTGACCTTGCGGGTTCTTATGATACGAGTGGTGAGCGTGAAAATACAAAGATGCCGGGCCTGCAGCATAAGTACGCCCAGACAGCTCTTATTCTGGCTACAAACAGGTGTACAACCTACTGCAGGCATTGTTTCAGGAAACGGTTGATCGGTCTGCCAAACCATGAGGTGATAAGCAGGTTTGAGGTTGCAGCAAAATACATCAGTGAACATGAATCGATCAACAACGTCCTGATCAGTGGTGGTGATCCCCTTCTGTTGCCAACAGACGTAATCGAACGGATGCTTGAAATACTGAACGAGATTGAACATATTAAGTTCATTCGATTTGGTAGCAGAGTTCCTGTGACGTTTCCTGCACGGATTTTAAAGGATTGTGAACTCCTCGATTTGTTAAAGGTTCACTCGCGTGAAGATAGGCGAGTATATGTTGTCACCCAGTTCAACCATCCGCGTGAGATCACAAACCAGTCAACTGGGGCTGTGGATCGCCTGATAAGATCGGGTGTTCCTGTGAACAACCAGACGGTTTTGCTCAGAGGCGTGAACGATGATCCAGCGACCATGGCAGAACTTCAGAACAACCTGATTGCAATCGGTGTAAATCCATACTACGTCTTCCAGTGCAGACCTGTGAAGCGTGTTAAGCACCACTTTCAGGTTCCATTGGCCAGGGGATATGAGATTATCGAGAATGCCAAGAGCAGCCTCAACGGTCATAGCAAGCGGTTCAGGTACATCATGTCCCACAAATCTGGCAAGATCGAGATCGTTGGAATCATGGATGACGAGATCTACCTCAAATACCATCAGGCAAAAAACCCCAGGAAGATTGGAATGTTTTTCAAGCGAAAACTGACGAGAGATGCCGGCTGGCTTGATGATCTAAAGTGA
- a CDS encoding methylated-DNA-protein-cysteine methyltransferase, giving the protein MVSRAIYSTLLNRYLLLTKEEGGLRLKIIKPEEWITSDQLKEKKCEDKELLRVIRGIKAYLGGLKVDFGGCMISMDGLTAFERNVLEKVRTIPYGIVCTYADIASSIGNSGAYRAVGTALGKNPAPIIVPCHRVVAKNGIGGYAFGIDIKTKLLSLEGNTIWGDRVGG; this is encoded by the coding sequence ATGGTTTCCCGTGCAATATACTCAACCCTGCTCAATCGATATCTACTATTGACCAAAGAAGAGGGCGGCCTCAGGCTTAAAATAATAAAGCCTGAAGAATGGATCACTTCAGACCAGTTAAAGGAGAAAAAATGTGAAGATAAGGAATTGTTGCGAGTGATACGTGGTATCAAGGCTTATTTAGGAGGTCTGAAGGTAGATTTTGGTGGTTGCATGATCAGCATGGATGGGTTAACAGCATTTGAAAGAAATGTCCTGGAGAAGGTTAGAACGATCCCCTACGGCATAGTCTGTACATACGCCGATATCGCCAGTTCAATTGGTAATTCAGGTGCTTATCGTGCAGTGGGTACGGCTCTTGGTAAGAATCCTGCACCGATCATCGTTCCCTGCCACAGGGTAGTTGCAAAGAATGGTATCGGAGGTTACGCCTTTGGAATCGATATTAAAACTAAGTTACTGAGCCTCGAGGGTAACACGATCTGGGGTGATAGAGTTGGTGGGTGA
- a CDS encoding 50S ribosomal protein L10, with amino-acid sequence MTESDVARGGVRHTTHIPQWKLDEVAEIKRLIEEYNVFGLVALRGISSGQLQKIRRETRGKLVIKVARNNLIRRALTDIGGEVTKMIDYIEDQTAIVYSNLNPFKLYDILESMKVPAPIKGGTVSPIDITIEKGPTPFNPGPIVGELQKAGIPAAIEGGKVVIKTTKTVVHAGETVSKELASMLTRLEIYPLTVGLDVRAIYEDGMVFEPEMLVIDVAATVAKLAQGYHDAFNLAMHCAYPTDETIIPLIQKAFKEGYTLALEGAIPAPAIIGDLLQRAHRDLIQIASLLADTDALDEDLKATLELAPKSLTPVKEAKEVVKETKEATEEAAEDEEEKVDEEAAAGLGSLFG; translated from the coding sequence ATGACAGAAAGCGATGTAGCAAGAGGAGGCGTGCGTCACACAACACATATCCCGCAGTGGAAGCTTGATGAGGTTGCAGAGATCAAGCGCTTGATTGAGGAGTACAATGTATTTGGGCTTGTTGCACTACGTGGGATAAGTTCAGGGCAGTTACAGAAGATCAGAAGGGAGACGCGGGGTAAACTTGTGATCAAGGTAGCCAGAAACAACCTCATCAGACGTGCCCTGACAGATATAGGCGGTGAGGTAACGAAGATGATCGATTACATCGAAGATCAGACTGCGATCGTCTACTCGAACCTCAATCCGTTCAAGCTTTACGATATACTTGAGAGTATGAAAGTGCCCGCTCCGATAAAAGGTGGGACTGTTTCACCAATCGATATTACGATTGAGAAGGGGCCAACTCCTTTCAACCCAGGTCCGATTGTAGGCGAACTCCAGAAGGCCGGGATACCCGCGGCAATCGAAGGCGGCAAGGTTGTGATAAAGACAACAAAAACCGTGGTGCACGCGGGAGAAACCGTATCGAAGGAGCTTGCATCGATGCTTACAAGGCTTGAAATATATCCTCTGACTGTTGGGCTTGATGTGAGAGCTATCTATGAGGATGGAATGGTCTTCGAGCCTGAAATGCTTGTAATAGACGTGGCGGCAACGGTGGCGAAACTCGCGCAGGGATACCACGATGCGTTTAACCTTGCGATGCACTGTGCATACCCAACCGATGAGACGATCATACCGCTCATCCAAAAAGCATTTAAAGAGGGATACACTCTTGCATTAGAGGGTGCAATACCAGCACCTGCGATCATAGGGGATCTTCTACAGAGAGCACACAGAGATCTCATCCAGATCGCATCACTGCTTGCAGATACAGATGCACTTGATGAGGATCTGAAGGCAACTCTGGAGCTGGCCCCCAAATCTCTAACTCCAGTGAAAGAGGCTAAAGAAGTAGTTAAAGAAACTAAAGAGGCTACTGAAGAAGCAGCGGAGGACGAGGAAGAAAAAGTAGATGAAGAAGCAGCAGCGGGTCTTGGCTCGCTGTTTGGTTGA
- a CDS encoding TATA binding protein of transcription factor TFIID: MPKIKIENVVASAVIGDSLDLIEIDVKFDNAEYKPKKFPGLVFRTKDPKAAALIFRSGKVVCTGAKSIKDVNIVVRRIADLLREKGIKVWDEPTLVVQNIVASADLEQELNLNAIAMSLDLENIEYEPEQFPGLVYRLKDPKVVVLLFGSGKLVITGGKKPEDAEIAVEKIRKELTKLTLMV; encoded by the coding sequence ATGCCGAAAATTAAAATTGAGAATGTTGTAGCTTCAGCCGTTATAGGGGATTCACTTGATTTGATAGAGATCGACGTAAAGTTTGATAACGCTGAATATAAGCCTAAAAAGTTCCCAGGGCTTGTATTCAGAACAAAAGATCCAAAAGCAGCCGCTTTGATATTTCGTTCAGGGAAAGTTGTTTGCACAGGTGCAAAATCCATCAAGGATGTAAATATAGTGGTGAGGCGAATCGCAGATCTTTTAAGAGAAAAAGGGATTAAGGTCTGGGATGAGCCCACGCTCGTTGTCCAGAATATCGTTGCATCTGCAGACTTAGAGCAGGAACTCAATCTAAATGCAATTGCAATGAGTCTGGACCTCGAGAATATCGAGTATGAGCCTGAACAGTTCCCAGGGCTTGTCTATCGCCTCAAGGATCCAAAGGTTGTCGTCCTTCTCTTTGGGTCGGGCAAACTTGTAATAACCGGCGGCAAGAAACCCGAGGATGCTGAGATAGCGGTGGAAAAGATCAGAAAGGAGCTTACGAAACTGACGCTCATGGTTTAA
- a CDS encoding Thermosome subunit alpha encodes MGDDVSPEEIQESNLLIARVFEDIFRTLLGPTGASKLITKDMTEDDVRELVSSKGLSIARELAYDHPTADILIKAGRTQGKEVGDGVTSVFILTGELVRLGFELKKLGVHQNTIIKGYQIAADEATQFISKTAKQEPDNHDILNVARSAFKSERGKDVAGAVVEALVHIRDEESGEIDVDDITIIVESGGRESETEFFDGVIIDRSVLDDAMPHDLEDARLLLLNFPVEKRMPHIKDLKDFDLSITPGSPSDIKRFRNAEQETLDRIFRKIADTGANVLLCQQAVDDAILNDLSAAGIMTLKRVKNTDMKRLSKVTGAKIVDKIEDLTPEVLGKARRVYEKDVGNERMVFVDAPVKAAASIIVRGATSHVIEEVVSEVKNSLHATKLVLEGAPILPGGGAVEIELAEHLRTFARLYPSREQLAISAFADAIEAIPAALAENCGMDPLDTLLHLRAAHAEGRTTRGISAMHHELRDMIEEGILDPLDIKQTMIRIATGTASAILNIDDLVIAKREVDTRLDIEKRAPEHTYKGGRIKYG; translated from the coding sequence GTGGGTGATGACGTATCACCAGAGGAGATACAGGAGTCGAATCTTCTCATAGCGCGTGTTTTTGAGGATATTTTCAGAACACTTCTTGGGCCAACCGGGGCAAGCAAGCTCATCACTAAAGATATGACAGAAGATGATGTGAGGGAACTTGTATCAAGCAAAGGTTTGTCTATTGCGCGAGAACTTGCATACGACCATCCAACTGCAGATATACTAATAAAGGCAGGGCGTACACAGGGCAAAGAAGTTGGGGATGGCGTCACGTCTGTATTTATACTTACAGGAGAGCTTGTCAGGTTGGGTTTTGAGCTTAAGAAGCTTGGTGTACATCAGAATACAATCATAAAAGGCTACCAGATAGCAGCAGACGAAGCAACCCAGTTTATCAGTAAGACTGCAAAACAAGAGCCCGACAACCATGATATCCTGAATGTCGCTCGTTCAGCATTCAAATCTGAAAGAGGGAAGGATGTTGCAGGTGCTGTCGTTGAAGCACTCGTGCATATCAGGGACGAGGAGAGCGGTGAGATCGACGTTGATGATATCACAATCATTGTTGAGAGTGGCGGGCGTGAATCAGAGACCGAGTTTTTTGATGGTGTTATCATAGATCGGAGCGTGCTTGATGATGCTATGCCACACGATCTCGAGGATGCGCGCCTCTTGTTGCTAAATTTCCCGGTGGAAAAACGGATGCCCCATATCAAAGATCTTAAAGACTTCGATCTTTCAATCACGCCTGGAAGCCCATCAGATATCAAGAGGTTCAGGAATGCAGAGCAGGAGACGCTTGATAGGATATTTCGCAAAATCGCTGATACAGGTGCGAACGTCCTCTTATGCCAGCAGGCGGTCGATGATGCGATCCTCAATGATCTTTCTGCAGCAGGGATTATGACACTCAAGCGCGTCAAGAATACAGATATGAAACGGCTTTCAAAGGTTACAGGGGCGAAGATCGTTGATAAGATCGAAGATCTCACTCCTGAAGTGCTCGGTAAAGCCAGACGTGTGTATGAGAAGGATGTTGGGAATGAGAGAATGGTTTTTGTCGATGCGCCAGTCAAAGCAGCAGCTTCGATTATTGTTCGCGGTGCCACTTCGCATGTGATCGAGGAGGTCGTCTCAGAAGTTAAGAACAGCCTCCATGCTACAAAACTCGTTCTGGAGGGTGCACCGATTCTTCCCGGCGGTGGTGCCGTTGAGATTGAGCTTGCAGAGCACCTTAGAACATTTGCAAGGTTATACCCTTCCAGAGAACAGCTTGCGATATCTGCGTTTGCAGATGCTATCGAGGCAATTCCAGCGGCACTCGCCGAAAATTGTGGCATGGATCCACTTGATACCTTGTTACACCTACGCGCAGCACACGCAGAGGGTAGAACTACCCGCGGAATCTCTGCTATGCACCATGAACTGAGAGATATGATCGAGGAGGGCATACTTGATCCACTCGATATCAAGCAGACGATGATTCGGATTGCAACAGGTACAGCATCTGCGATTCTCAATATAGATGATCTTGTCATAGCAAAACGAGAGGTGGATACACGGCTTGATATTGAGAAACGGGCACCAGAGCATACATATAAAGGGGGTCGGATAAAGTACGGATGA
- a CDS encoding cytochrome C, with amino-acid sequence MVILLLLLAGTASGSSEQCKACHSDIYESWAETDHATTVGDESLGLSCENCHSTTYSDGTTANGVQCERCHEVGPDHLATGAVTEGMIDWSADLCGDCHSGGHAGQYDGWKLSGHARSLEITDPKCRSCHVGQSATMELFNGKTKMPPVDNPQPIDCQTCHDPHGSANQNDLRAPLDEICEKCHTTKDVKLRGEVEHPQAAMYEGSIMDQYGVKCYDCHAYTNRTGYEPKLLGGHTFKPAMASCIDPNCHPDKDIEWSERSVEVAQDAIRDKIEETAALVNAVDAAISNAYPSWDGTAESIATEDANINTAVEKFIEARDKLAFVEGDGSLGFHNRIKAQKMLEEAQELAHESIVLLREEIEVPPVPGEEAETPGFGLVSLLVGFAAVYLLMRKE; translated from the coding sequence ATGGTGATATTACTTCTATTGCTGGCAGGGACTGCATCTGGTTCTTCAGAGCAGTGTAAAGCCTGTCACAGTGATATCTACGAGAGCTGGGCAGAGACAGACCATGCCACAACTGTCGGAGACGAATCTCTCGGTCTTAGTTGTGAAAACTGTCATTCAACGACCTATTCAGATGGTACCACCGCAAATGGAGTTCAGTGTGAGCGTTGCCACGAAGTTGGACCTGATCATCTTGCAACAGGTGCAGTGACAGAGGGAATGATCGACTGGTCTGCTGATCTCTGCGGAGACTGCCATAGTGGTGGTCATGCCGGACAATACGATGGATGGAAGCTATCTGGACATGCAAGGTCGCTGGAGATTACCGATCCAAAGTGCCGCTCATGTCACGTTGGACAATCAGCAACGATGGAACTCTTTAATGGAAAGACTAAAATGCCCCCTGTTGACAATCCTCAGCCAATTGACTGTCAGACCTGCCATGACCCCCATGGTAGCGCAAACCAGAACGATCTGAGAGCACCGCTCGATGAAATCTGTGAAAAGTGTCACACAACAAAGGATGTTAAATTACGTGGAGAGGTGGAGCATCCTCAGGCAGCTATGTATGAGGGTAGCATCATGGATCAGTATGGTGTCAAGTGTTATGACTGTCATGCTTACACGAACCGAACTGGATACGAACCCAAACTTCTTGGTGGGCATACCTTCAAGCCGGCTATGGCGTCGTGCATAGACCCAAATTGTCATCCAGACAAAGATATTGAATGGAGTGAGCGATCGGTTGAGGTTGCACAAGATGCGATCAGAGATAAGATCGAAGAAACTGCTGCTTTGGTGAATGCAGTTGATGCAGCGATCTCGAACGCCTATCCTTCATGGGATGGAACCGCTGAAAGTATAGCAACAGAGGATGCTAACATTAATACAGCGGTTGAAAAGTTCATTGAGGCGCGCGATAAACTTGCGTTCGTGGAAGGTGATGGATCATTGGGCTTCCACAACCGCATTAAGGCACAAAAAATGCTTGAGGAGGCGCAGGAACTTGCACATGAAAGTATAGTACTCCTTAGAGAGGAGATAGAGGTGCCACCTGTTCCAGGCGAGGAGGCAGAGACACCGGGCTTTGGTCTTGTATCGCTATTGGTGGGATTTGCCGCGGTTTATCTTCTGATGCGGAAGGAGTGA
- a CDS encoding Ribosomal protein 60S has product MEYVYAALLVHKAGGEITEDAIKAVLNAANVDVEDTRVKALVSALEGIDIDDALSKATVIPQAAPAAAGLAVEEPSAPAEEAATEEEEAKEEEAAEESGMEGLGALFG; this is encoded by the coding sequence ATGGAATACGTATATGCAGCACTCCTGGTACATAAAGCAGGTGGCGAGATCACAGAGGATGCAATAAAGGCAGTACTGAACGCAGCCAATGTAGATGTGGAGGATACACGGGTTAAAGCCCTTGTTTCTGCACTTGAAGGGATTGATATCGATGACGCACTCTCAAAGGCAACGGTCATCCCGCAGGCAGCTCCGGCAGCAGCGGGTTTAGCTGTAGAGGAACCTTCTGCACCAGCTGAAGAAGCAGCAACAGAAGAGGAGGAAGCCAAAGAAGAGGAAGCTGCTGAAGAGAGTGGAATGGAAGGTCTTGGGGCGCTCTTTGGTTGA